CGCGGTCCTGGAGGCGACCAGCTGGCAGACCCGCGAGGTCGTCGACGCGATGTACCAGGACTCGGGGGTACAGATCACGACCCTCAAGGTGGACGGCGGGATGACCGCCAACAACCTGCTGATGCAGCATCAGGCGGATGTGCTGGGCGTACCGGTGATCCGACCGAAGGTGTCCGAGACGACGTGTCTGGGCGCCGCGTACGCGGCCGGGCTCGCCACCGGTGTGTGGTCGGACCTCGACGAGCTGAAGGCGCACTGGCAGCGCGACGTCGAGTGGACGCCGCACATGGAGGGCTCGGTGCGCGAGCGCGAGTACAGCAACTGGCGCAAGGCGGTGGAGCGTTCCTTCGGCTGGCTGGAGGAGGACGCGCAGTAGGCATCCGCTCCCGGAGCTGCGGCCCGTACCCCGGTCGGCGGGGGTGCGGGCCGCACCGGCGCGCTCTACGTGGTGGCGTGCTCGCGGGCCCTGCCCGCCTGGGCCAGCGCGTGCTCGACCACGGCGATCAGTACGGCCTTCGCCGACTCACGGTCGCGTGCGTCGCACATCATCACCGGCACCCCGGGGTCGAGGTCGAGCGCCGAGCTGATCGTGTCGCCCGGGTAACGGTCGGCCCCGTCGAAGCAGTTGACGGCAACGGTGAAGGGGATGGAGCGCCGCTCGAAGTAGTCGATCGCGGCGAAGCAGTCCTCCAGGCGGCGGGTGTCGGCGAGGACGACGGCGCCCAGCGCACCCTGCGCCAGTTCGTCCCAGAGGAACCAGAAGCGGTCCTGGCCCGGTGTGCCGAAGAGATAGAGCACCAGGTCCTCGCGGAGCGTGATGCGCCCGAAGTCCATGGCGACCGTGGTGGTGTTCTTCTGCTCCACGCCCTCGACCGAGTCGACGGGGCGGCCGGCCTCGCTGAGGGTCTCCTCGGTGCGCAGCGGCCTGATCTCGCTGACCGCGCCCACCAGGGTGGTCTTGCCGACCCCGAAGCCGCCCGCGACCAGGATCTTGAGGGTCACCGGCTCGATGGGCGGCGTTCTGCGGCTAGAGCGCCCGAAGGCCATTGATTACCTCACGGAGGATGCTGACGTCCGGCAGTTCGGCCGGCGGAACGGGCTGGGTGACGTGGACGAGTTCGTCGTCGACGAGATCGCCGACGAGGACCCGGACCACCCCGACGGGGAGATCGAGCCCCGCCGCGAGCTCGGCGATGGACTGCGGTGCGTCGCCGCAGCGCTCGACGATGTCCACATGTTCGGGCGAGAGCCGCTGGTCCCGGCCCGGGTCGTCCGCCGCGGGCTCCGGGACGACCAGGGCGATCAGGTCGAGGCGGTGCCTGCTCGCGCTGCTGGTACGGCCGCGCGTCATCGCGTACGGACGGACTACAGGTCCCGCGTCGTCGTCGAACCAGTGGGCCGGATCAGTCATCGCATCCCACTCACCCTCCGGCGATCAGGCCGGAACGTGGCGCGGTCGCGAGGTGCGCGCCGACGCGCTTGACCATCAGCGTCATCTCGTACGCGACCAGGCCCACGTCGGAGTCGGCGTCGGAGAGGACGGCCAGACAGCTGCCGTCTCCCGCCGCCGTGACGAAGAGGAAGGCGTCGTCCAGCTCCACGACGGTCTGGCGGACCCGGCCCGCCTCGAAGTGGCGGCCGACTCCCTTGGCGAGGCTGTGGAAGCCGGACGCGACGGCGGCCAGGTGCTCGCTGTCCTCGCGGGTCAGCTCCTTGGAGGCCCCGGTCGGGAGGCCGTCGCCGGAGAGCACCAGCGCCTTGCGGATCGACCCGACTCGCTGGACGAGTTCGTCGAGCAGCCAGTTGAGCTCACCGGAGCTCCCTGTGGCGTTCTGTGCTGCGGCGTTCGATGCGGTCATCGACCGGTCCCCTCCGATGTGGTTCCTGGTGCTGTTTCGGCCGGGCTCGCGGTGACGTCGTCACCGTTCTGCTCCCGGCCCCGCTGCCAGCCGCGCTGGAGCGAGGCCATCCGGCTGCGTACTTCGTCTGCGTCGCGCTCGGTGTCGTCCGCGGCGGCAGCGGGCTGCTCGCTCGCGGTCGTGTCCCTGAGCTGCGGGGCCAGGTTGGCCTGGCGCACCCTGCGGGGCAGGGCGTCCGTGGGTACGGCCGCCGCCGGCTCGGGGGCCCTCGGCGCCGGTACGTCCACCCGGCGGCCGTGGTCGGACACCAGAGTGGGCGGCTGCGGTTTGCGGCGCCTGGGCAGCAGCGGGACGGTCGCGTCGGGGCGCGCCGACTCACTGGCCCGGGGTGCCTGGTCGGGTGCCTGCTGGTGCTGTTCGCGGCCGCGGAAGATCCCGCCGGGCTCGCTGTCCTCGTCCCCGAAGGGCGTCTGGCCGTACGTCAACGCCTCGACGGGCGCCTCGAGTTCCACCGGGCCGTCGATGAGGGGCGGCGGGTCCTGGAGCCCCGGCCGGACCGGGGAGAGGGCGGCGCGCACACGGGGCTCGCCGGTCGGGCCCGAAGCCTTGCGGTCGAGGCGGAAGCCGACGCCGTTGGTGTCGATGTCGGAGGCGTCGGTGAGCAGGGCGACGGGGATGAAGACGACGGCGGTCGTGCCCCCGTACGGCGACTGCTGCAGCGAGACGCGGACGTTCTGGCGCTGGGCAAGGCGGCTGACCACGAAGAGGCCGAGCCGGTCGGTGTCGGAGAGTTCGAACTCGGGGGTCTCGGCGAGCCGGAGGTTGGCGTCGAGGAGTGCTTCGGCCGCCATCCCGAGTCCGCGGTCGTGGATTTCGAGGGTGAAGCCGTTGGCGACGCGCTCGCCGTGCACCTGGACCGCGGTGTGCGGGGGCGAGAACACCGTGGCGTTCTCGAGGAGTTCGGCGATGA
The sequence above is drawn from the Streptomyces sp. NBC_01465 genome and encodes:
- a CDS encoding GTP-binding protein translates to MAFGRSSRRTPPIEPVTLKILVAGGFGVGKTTLVGAVSEIRPLRTEETLSEAGRPVDSVEGVEQKNTTTVAMDFGRITLREDLVLYLFGTPGQDRFWFLWDELAQGALGAVVLADTRRLEDCFAAIDYFERRSIPFTVAVNCFDGADRYPGDTISSALDLDPGVPVMMCDARDRESAKAVLIAVVEHALAQAGRAREHATT
- a CDS encoding DUF742 domain-containing protein; protein product: MTDPAHWFDDDAGPVVRPYAMTRGRTSSASRHRLDLIALVVPEPAADDPGRDQRLSPEHVDIVERCGDAPQSIAELAAGLDLPVGVVRVLVGDLVDDELVHVTQPVPPAELPDVSILREVINGLRAL
- a CDS encoding roadblock/LC7 domain-containing protein, encoding MTASNAAAQNATGSSGELNWLLDELVQRVGSIRKALVLSGDGLPTGASKELTREDSEHLAAVASGFHSLAKGVGRHFEAGRVRQTVVELDDAFLFVTAAGDGSCLAVLSDADSDVGLVAYEMTLMVKRVGAHLATAPRSGLIAGG